Proteins from one Bacteroidota bacterium genomic window:
- a CDS encoding DUF547 domain-containing protein, translating into MLRFVPALLCVPVLAGCLSESPVQRVEPGEPVTAPETFDHSAFTAVLAEVVDERGLVDYAALTADPAPLDAYLADLAATDPSNLADADRLAFWLNVYNACTLKLIADNYPVGSIRDVVEGAFVPLVNTPFKVEFVVVGGETRTLDKVEHGIIRPEFGEPRIHFALVCAAVSCPPLRAEAYAGDLLDAQLDDQARRFLANPDKNRVPAGDETIALSKIFDWFSGDFGEGPTGLQAFLAPYFDGAVRETLEAGGYDVNYLPYDWSLNDTATPDPS; encoded by the coding sequence ATGCTGCGCTTCGTCCCCGCCCTGCTGTGCGTCCCAGTCCTCGCCGGGTGTCTCTCCGAGTCTCCGGTCCAGAGGGTCGAGCCTGGGGAGCCGGTCACGGCCCCAGAGACGTTCGACCACAGCGCGTTTACTGCGGTGCTCGCCGAGGTCGTAGACGAGCGCGGGCTCGTCGACTACGCCGCCCTCACCGCCGACCCGGCACCGCTCGACGCCTACCTGGCGGACCTGGCCGCCACCGACCCGTCGAACCTCGCCGACGCCGACCGGCTCGCGTTTTGGCTCAACGTCTACAACGCCTGCACCCTCAAGCTCATCGCCGACAACTACCCCGTCGGCAGCATCCGGGACGTGGTGGAGGGGGCGTTCGTCCCGCTCGTCAACACGCCGTTCAAGGTCGAGTTCGTTGTGGTCGGCGGGGAGACGAGGACGCTCGACAAGGTGGAGCACGGGATCATCCGCCCCGAGTTCGGCGAGCCCCGCATCCACTTCGCGCTCGTCTGCGCCGCCGTGAGCTGCCCCCCGCTCCGCGCCGAAGCCTACGCCGGCGACCTCCTCGACGCCCAACTCGACGACCAGGCCCGGCGCTTCCTCGCTAACCCCGACAAGAACCGCGTGCCGGCCGGCGACGAGACCATCGCGCTCTCCAAAATCTTCGACTGGTTCAGCGGCGACTTCGGCGAGGGCCCCACCGGGCTGCAAGCCTTCCTCGCGCCGTACTTCGACGGGGCCGTCCGCGAGACGCTGGAAGCAGGCGGCTACGACGTGAACTACCTCCCCTACGACTGGTCCCTCAACGACACCGCTACCCCCGATCCCTCATGA
- the surE gene encoding 5'/3'-nucleotidase SurE, giving the protein MPRPNVPLDASPDRPLILLSNDDGVDANGLAALAAALDGLGTLAVAAPATEQSAVGHAITVRDPVRAHPWPFALGAREVWARAVTGTPADCVKLACQKLLPRFPDLVVSGINHGPNTAVNVLYSGTVSAATEAAILGVPAVAMSLCSWDPEADFEAAGRYARLLAERVLSDGLKPGTLLNVNVPAGDVGVVRGMEITRQARARWEEEFHERRDPFDRPYYWLGGQFVNLDDGRDTDLAAVDAGYVSVTPLHYDLTAYDEIERLGAWADRAAEV; this is encoded by the coding sequence ATGCCTCGTCCCAACGTTCCGCTCGACGCGTCGCCGGACCGGCCGCTCATCCTCCTCTCGAACGACGACGGGGTCGACGCCAACGGCCTCGCGGCGCTCGCCGCGGCGCTCGACGGGCTCGGCACGCTCGCCGTCGCCGCGCCGGCGACGGAGCAGAGCGCGGTCGGGCACGCGATCACCGTGCGCGACCCGGTGCGGGCGCACCCGTGGCCGTTCGCGCTCGGCGCGCGCGAGGTGTGGGCGCGCGCCGTCACCGGCACGCCCGCCGACTGCGTCAAGCTCGCCTGCCAGAAGCTCCTGCCCCGCTTCCCCGACCTCGTCGTGAGCGGGATCAACCATGGCCCGAACACGGCCGTCAACGTGCTCTACTCCGGCACCGTCAGCGCCGCCACCGAAGCGGCTATCCTCGGCGTCCCGGCGGTCGCCATGTCGCTCTGCTCGTGGGACCCCGAGGCCGACTTCGAGGCGGCGGGCCGCTACGCCCGTCTCCTCGCCGAGCGCGTGCTCAGCGACGGGCTGAAGCCGGGCACCCTCCTCAACGTCAACGTCCCGGCAGGCGACGTCGGCGTAGTCCGGGGGATGGAGATCACGCGCCAGGCGCGGGCGCGGTGGGAGGAGGAGTTCCACGAGCGCCGCGACCCCTTCGACCGGCCCTACTACTGGCTCGGCGGCCAGTTCGTCAACCTCGACGACGGCCGCGACACCGACCTCGCCGCCGTCGATGCCGGGTACGTCTCCGTCACGCCGCTGCACTACGACCTCACGGCCTACGACGAGATCGAGCGCCTCGGCGCGTGGGCAGACCGCGCAGCCGAAGTGTAG
- the panB gene encoding 3-methyl-2-oxobutanoate hydroxymethyltransferase — translation MSTQLASVTTLEDRTKRVTTQTLQEMRRAGTKIAMLTAYDYTSARILDGAGVDVLLVGDSASNVMAGNETTLPITLEHMIYHAQCVVPGVQRALIVVDLPFGTYQGNTKRALASAVRVMKETGAHAVKLEGGAVAIGAIERILSAGIPVMGHLGLTPQSIYKFGTYRVRAREEEEADQIRRDAVLLERAGCFGIVLEKIPAALAAEVTESVSIPTIGIGAGPATSGQVLVTHDLLGLTKDFSPRFVRRYADLADTMHGAVEHYIEDVRAGVFPDLDESY, via the coding sequence ATGAGTACGCAACTCGCCTCCGTCACCACGCTCGAAGACCGCACGAAGCGCGTCACCACGCAGACGCTCCAGGAGATGCGCCGCGCCGGGACGAAGATCGCCATGCTGACGGCCTACGACTACACCTCGGCCCGCATCCTCGACGGGGCGGGCGTGGACGTCCTCCTCGTCGGCGACTCGGCCTCGAACGTGATGGCGGGCAACGAGACCACGCTGCCGATCACGCTGGAGCACATGATCTACCACGCGCAGTGCGTCGTCCCCGGCGTGCAGCGAGCGCTCATCGTCGTGGACCTGCCGTTCGGGACGTACCAGGGCAACACGAAGCGGGCGCTCGCCTCGGCCGTTCGGGTGATGAAGGAGACCGGCGCGCACGCCGTCAAGCTCGAGGGCGGGGCGGTCGCCATCGGGGCCATCGAGCGCATCCTCTCGGCTGGCATCCCCGTGATGGGCCACCTCGGGCTGACCCCGCAGAGCATCTACAAGTTTGGCACCTACCGCGTCCGCGCCCGCGAGGAGGAAGAAGCCGACCAAATCCGCCGCGACGCCGTCCTCCTGGAGCGGGCTGGCTGCTTCGGCATCGTGCTCGAAAAGATCCCCGCTGCCCTCGCCGCCGAGGTCACCGAGTCCGTCTCGATCCCGACGATCGGCATCGGGGCCGGGCCGGCGACGAGCGGCCAGGTCCTCGTCACCCACGACCTCCTCGGGCTGACGAAGGACTTCAGCCCCCGCTTCGTCCGCCGCTACGCCGACCTCGCCGACACCATGCACGGCGCGGTCGAGCACTACATCGAGGACGTCCGCGCCGGCGTCTTCCCCGACCTCGACGAAAGCTACTGA
- a CDS encoding OmpH family outer membrane protein, protein MTYLNRLLLLTASAAFLAAGFAPAQAQTSARIGFTDYELIIVQMPQYREVQTQLQTQAQQDQQELATMEQTIQEKFADYQNQSGVLSAEARQTREEEIVQLQTDLQTEQQNRLQALDRRQNELLQPLFNELQGAIDEVAAARGLTLVLSTRVSTEPVILFADEDNTVDITTEVMSKLGISITQSPTGAGG, encoded by the coding sequence ATGACCTACCTCAACCGTCTTCTCCTCCTCACCGCGAGCGCTGCGTTCCTCGCCGCCGGCTTCGCGCCCGCGCAGGCGCAGACCAGCGCCCGGATCGGCTTTACCGACTACGAGCTGATCATCGTGCAGATGCCGCAGTACCGCGAGGTCCAGACCCAGCTCCAGACCCAGGCCCAGCAGGACCAGCAGGAGCTCGCCACGATGGAGCAGACCATCCAGGAGAAGTTCGCCGACTACCAGAACCAGAGCGGGGTGCTCTCGGCCGAGGCGCGCCAGACGCGCGAGGAGGAGATCGTCCAGCTCCAGACGGACCTCCAGACCGAGCAGCAGAACCGCCTCCAGGCGCTCGACCGGCGCCAGAACGAACTCCTCCAGCCCCTCTTCAACGAACTCCAGGGGGCCATCGACGAGGTCGCGGCGGCCCGGGGCCTCACGCTCGTGCTCTCGACGCGCGTCTCGACCGAGCCCGTGATCCTCTTCGCCGATGAGGACAACACCGTCGACATCACGACCGAGGTGATGAGCAAGCTCGGCATCAGCATCACCCAGAGCCCGACCGGTGCCGGCGGCTGA
- a CDS encoding OmpH family outer membrane protein encodes MRRIPLLLLALAVAVPAVAQQRIAYVDSEFLLDQITEYRTAQSNLDRLAQQWQGELDQLQREVDELARDYEARELLFTDDERERKRQEIAAKEQELESRRIQRFGPEGELFREQQRQMRPIQERVLEAIDRVAQDEEYDFVFDKSGDFLFLYANVDLDISDLVLDELGIETTQAQGGR; translated from the coding sequence ATGCGACGCATCCCTCTCCTGCTCCTCGCGCTCGCCGTGGCGGTTCCGGCCGTGGCCCAGCAGCGCATCGCGTACGTCGACTCCGAGTTCCTGCTCGACCAGATCACCGAGTACCGCACGGCGCAGTCCAACCTCGACCGCCTCGCCCAGCAGTGGCAGGGCGAGCTCGACCAGTTGCAGCGCGAGGTGGACGAGCTCGCGCGGGACTACGAGGCCCGGGAGCTGCTCTTCACCGACGACGAGCGCGAGCGCAAGCGCCAGGAGATCGCGGCCAAAGAGCAGGAGCTGGAGTCCCGGCGGATTCAGCGCTTCGGGCCGGAGGGCGAACTCTTCCGCGAGCAGCAGCGCCAGATGCGCCCCATCCAGGAGCGCGTCCTCGAAGCCATCGACCGCGTCGCCCAGGACGAGGAGTACGACTTCGTCTTCGACAAGAGCGGCGACTTCCTCTTCCTCTACGCCAACGTCGACCTCGACATCTCGGATCTCGTCCTGGACGAGCTTGGCATCGAAACTACGCAAGCCCAGGGCGGGCGCTAG